The Desulfovibrio piger DNA segment TTCCAGCGCTTCCCCGGCGTGGACATCATCCTCGGACCCGAGATGCACTCCACCGGCGAAGTCATGGGCATGGGCAGCGACTTCCCCGAAGCCTACTACAAGAGCCAGCTGGCCTCCGGTCAGGATCTGCCGCAGGGCGGCAATGTCTTCATCTCGGTCAATGACCGCGACAAGCCCATCCTGCCCGAAGTGGCGGCCATGTTCGCCGACCTGGGCTTCCACCTGCTGGCCACGCGCGGCACGGCCCGCTACCTGCGCGAGCGCGGTCTGGAAGTGGAAGAAGTGCTCAAGGTCTACGAAGGCCGTCCCAATATCGTGGACCGCATGATCAACGGCGACGTGGCCCTGGTCATCAATACGGCCTCGGGCAAGAACACGGCCCGCGACTCCAAGTCCATCCGTCATACGGCCGTGAGCTACGGCGTGCCTTACTGCACCACCGTGGCCGGTGCCAAGGCCTCGGCCATCGCCATCGGCAAGCGCCGCGAAGACACGCATGTGGAAAGCCTGCAGGAATACTACGCGCGGGAAGCGCGGGGGTAAGATATGAAAGCATTACTGGTACTTGAAGACGGTTTCTGCCTTCAGGGCAAATCCTTTACCGGCGATTTCGAAACCGGTGGGGAAGTGATTTTCAATACAGGCATGACCGGCTATCAGGAAGTGCTCACCGACCCCTCCTATTACGGGCAGATGGTGTGCATGACCTATCCGCTCATCGGCAACTACGGCATCACCGCCGAAGACATGGAATCCGGCCGCGTGCACATGCGCGCCCTGCTGGTCAAGGAATGCTGCAAGGAGCCCTCCAACTGGCGTTCCAAGGAATCCCTGCCGGACTTCCTCAAGCGCTGGAACGTGCCCGGCATGGAAGGCCTGGACACCCGCGCCCTGACGCGCCACCTGCGCATCAACGGCGCCATGCGCGGCATCATCTCCACCCGTGATCTGGATGTGGAGAGCCTGCGCGCCAAGGCCTGCGCCCTGCCCAGCATGGAAGGCCAGAACCTGGTGCCCTTCGTGGCCGCCCAGAAGCCTTACATCCTCACGGCCGACGGCCCCAAGGACGCCCAGTTCGACGCCAACGGCGCCTATGCCTGGCAGGGCACGGGCATCCCGCTGCTGGTCTATGACTTCGGCGTGAAATGGAACATCCTGCGCCTGCTGGCCGAAGTGGGCTTCGAGCCCCTGGCCGTGCCGCCTTCCTTCACGCCGGATCAGGCCCGCGCCAGCGGTGCCAAGGGCGTGTTCCTGTCCAACGGCCCCGGCGACCCCGCCACCCTGAAGGACGAGATCGCCATCATCCGCGAACTGGTGAAGGAATTCCCCGTGACCGGCATCTGCCTGGGCCATCAGCTCATCGGCCACGCCCTGGGCGGCACCACGGCCAAGCTGAAGTTCGGCCACCACGGCTGCAACCATCCGGTCAAGGATCTGGGCACGGGCCGCATCGAGATCTCGTCCCAGAACCACGGCTTCCATGTGGTGCTGGACGGCCTGGACGATGTGGAAGCCACCCACATCAACCTCAACGACCAGACCCTGGAAGGCCTGCGTCACAAGACCCTGCCCATCATGAGCGTGCAGTATCATCCCGAAGCGGCCGCCGGTCCCCACGACGGGCGTTACCTCTTCGAACGCTTCCATGAGATGATGAAGGCCGCTCTGGCCTAAGATCTGGCGGGATTTTTGAGGGGGGACCCCCTCGCCTAGCGCGAGAGGGGTTCCCCCCTCAAACTCCCCCCTCCCCAGCGCGCTTTATCAGGTATCTGTTTACAGGACTCTTCCCGTTCGGAAGGGCCCTGTTTTTTTATGCTGCGGAGGAGTAGGGACAGGGCGTTGGTAACACGCAGGGATGCCCTGTGAACAGAAGAGCGAAGACCGGGCGTGCTACAGGAATGCTTTCCCAAAGGGCTATTAATGCAGGGCTGATGTGGGGCCAGCGCTCAGGCCGTACAAGAGGGATGCGTTGCCGTCAAAGGACGGACATCTGGGGAGGGTGAAGGAAAACTACTGCGATACCGGGCACTGACGTTTCGCTCACGCTCTTGGTGCCAAGGTTCCGGCACAGGCTTGCCATCACCTGCGCACTTGGGCTATCGTCGTGATATCGGTCCGAATCTGCTGCAGGCAGGTCGGCCTTCAACTGTCCGCAAGGGCAACAGACCAAAGGAGTCTGGAGTGAAAAAAGCCATCATGAGCCTTTGTCTGGCTGCGGCGCTTGTGTTCGGGGCTGCCGGCGTTCAGGCGGCAGATCAGGACAAGGGCAACAATCCCGTGCTGCAATTCACGGGCAGCGTGTGGCAGAAGAGCAGCCTGGACAACAAGCTGAGTTTCCTGTTCGGCATGGATACCGCCATCGCCACGGAATACTTCGTCAACAGCCGGGAAGCTGAACTGGCCGCCAAGAACGGCAAGATGCCTGTGTCCAACCTGTCCAAGTTCGAAAAGGGCTGGATGAAGGCGTTCAAGGACGTGAAGCGCACCACCATCGTGGAAGAAGTGGATGCCTGGTATGCGGCTCACCCTGACAGACTGGACCGTCCTGTCCTGGGTGTGCTGTGGTTTGAACTCGTCGAGCCGCGTCTTGCGGCCGCTCAATAACGGATCGTCCCTCACGAACTGATACGCTGCTGCGTATTGTGGAGACTTCTATGAAAAAACTGTTTGCGATCATCTTGATGGCCGCCTTTATGGCGACGGGCGTCGCCTGCACCAATATGTCCCCCACCCAGCAGGGCGTGGCCAGCGGTGCCGCGCTGGGTACGCTGGGTGGTGCCGGCGTGGCCGCCATTTCCGGCGGTTCCGTGGGCTGGGGCGCTCTGGCTGGTGCCGGTATGGGTGCTCTGGCCGGTGGTATCGTAGGCAACCAGCAGGAAAAGAGCCGTTACCATCATCGCGGCTGGTAACCCCGCTTTTTTTGCTTTGTGACAGCGACCGCTCCCTTCGGGGAGCGGTTTTTTTATGGCCTTTATCCTGTTGCATTCCACGGTGCGAAAGGGAAAACCATCCGCCATGCGGATGGCCTTGATCCCCGGAGCATCATTTTTCTGCATCTCCGGCAGAAGCCCCTCCTGTTCCTCGTGCGTTTCCATACGAAAGATGCCGGATGGACCTTCCCCGTATTTCCGGGGGACAGGGGCGTCGGGCACGGTCTGTCGCGTTACTTCATCCTGCCATAGACCAGAGCAAAAGTTTTGGGGAGGGGATGGGGGAGTTTGAGGGGGAAGGGGGGGACTTTTTCCAAAAAGTCCCCCCCTTCCCCCTCATCACATATTTGCTTCAGCACCTCTCATCCGAAGGACCCTGCCAGCGGCGGCACAACTGGTGGGACAACCCCAGCTGATCGAAGATGCGGCCGCAGAACTGGCCCATGAGCCCTTCGAGGGTATCCTCCCCGCTGTAGAAGGCGGGCATGAAGGGCATGATGACGGCTCCGGCCTCACTGGCCCAGAGCATGTTGCGCAGATGGATGCGGCTCAGGGGGCTTTCCCGGGGGACGAGGATCAGGGGGCGGCGCTCTTTGAGGGTCACGTCGGCGGCGCGGTGCAGCAGGTTGGTTCCGGCACCGGTGGCGATGCTGGCCAGGCTGCTCATGGAGCAGGGGCAGACCACCATGCCGTCGTGCTGCCAGGAGCCGCTGGCCGGGGCGGCTCCCAGACAGGCCGCATCATGGCTGACGTCGGCCAGGGCATGCAGGGCGGACGGGGCAAGGCCGCATTCCGCTTCCAGCACGGCATGGGCCCCGGGGGAAAGGATGAGGTGGCTTTCCACGTCGGGCAGGGCAGCCAGATGGCGCAGCAGACACAGGGCCAGGGGCATGCCGCTGGCACCGCTGACGCCTACGATGATTCGTTTCATAAAAGCTCCTAGGCCGTACTCTCCCCGGAGGAGGGCCTCTGCCGCAGGCAGCGGAAGGGGTGCCCTTTGGCAGGATGGCATGAAAGCGGGAGCGGGGACGGAAAACTGAGGATACGGTGGGAGAGAGGAAAAGAAAAGTCCCCCCTGCCACACGGACAGGGGGGACAAAGCGACAAATCGCGCGGAACCTAGCCCAGGTTCACGATGGATTCTTCGCCGGTCTCAGCGTGCAGCACGTGCACGGCACAGCCCAGTCACGGGTCGAAGGCGCGGATGGTGCGCCCAACATTGACGGGGTTGTTGATGTCCGGGACCTGCACACCGATGAGGGCTTCTTCCA contains these protein-coding regions:
- a CDS encoding UbiX family flavin prenyltransferase; its protein translation is MKRIIVGVSGASGMPLALCLLRHLAALPDVESHLILSPGAHAVLEAECGLAPSALHALADVSHDAACLGAAPASGSWQHDGMVVCPCSMSSLASIATGAGTNLLHRAADVTLKERRPLILVPRESPLSRIHLRNMLWASEAGAVIMPFMPAFYSGEDTLEGLMGQFCGRIFDQLGLSHQLCRRWQGPSDERC
- a CDS encoding glycine zipper domain-containing protein, encoding MKKLFAIILMAAFMATGVACTNMSPTQQGVASGAALGTLGGAGVAAISGGSVGWGALAGAGMGALAGGIVGNQQEKSRYHHRGW
- the carA gene encoding glutamine-hydrolyzing carbamoyl-phosphate synthase small subunit, which gives rise to MKALLVLEDGFCLQGKSFTGDFETGGEVIFNTGMTGYQEVLTDPSYYGQMVCMTYPLIGNYGITAEDMESGRVHMRALLVKECCKEPSNWRSKESLPDFLKRWNVPGMEGLDTRALTRHLRINGAMRGIISTRDLDVESLRAKACALPSMEGQNLVPFVAAQKPYILTADGPKDAQFDANGAYAWQGTGIPLLVYDFGVKWNILRLLAEVGFEPLAVPPSFTPDQARASGAKGVFLSNGPGDPATLKDEIAIIRELVKEFPVTGICLGHQLIGHALGGTTAKLKFGHHGCNHPVKDLGTGRIEISSQNHGFHVVLDGLDDVEATHINLNDQTLEGLRHKTLPIMSVQYHPEAAAGPHDGRYLFERFHEMMKAALA